Proteins from a genomic interval of Ferrovibrio terrae:
- the dctP gene encoding TRAP transporter substrate-binding protein DctP, with protein sequence MTSKRHSYVCAAALGLGVALGLAAVAQPAIAQDKPVNLRLGHWLPPSHPLHPAFTEWGASLEKATNGTVKTQIFPAQQLGQAKDHYDMARDGIADITYVNPGYTPGRFPVIAGSEIPFLFSNGKSGSAAIDAWYRKYAEKEMSDVKVCMTFVHDPGTFHSKIRIAKPDDLKGHKIRPGNASVARLVTLAGGTNVQVTAPEARDALERGLADAISFPWGSVFIFGFEKAVKYHMDAPLYISNFVLAVNKAAYGKLSANQKKAFDAHCTSEMSEKVNTAWSDAESSGKAKMLALPGHEGVKPSDSDIAAWRKLSDEMTKAWYEDAKKVGVNGEQALNELKAELKKRNAAF encoded by the coding sequence ATGACCAGCAAACGCCACAGTTATGTCTGTGCCGCAGCCCTCGGGCTCGGTGTCGCGCTCGGCCTCGCCGCCGTTGCGCAGCCCGCCATCGCGCAGGACAAGCCTGTGAACCTGCGGCTCGGCCACTGGCTGCCGCCGTCGCATCCCCTGCATCCGGCTTTCACCGAATGGGGCGCTTCGCTGGAAAAGGCGACCAACGGCACGGTGAAGACGCAGATTTTCCCGGCGCAGCAACTCGGCCAGGCAAAAGACCATTATGACATGGCGCGTGACGGCATTGCTGACATCACCTATGTGAATCCAGGCTATACGCCGGGCCGCTTCCCGGTGATCGCCGGCAGCGAAATCCCGTTCCTGTTCTCGAACGGCAAGAGCGGTTCGGCCGCGATCGATGCGTGGTATCGCAAGTATGCCGAGAAGGAAATGAGCGACGTGAAGGTCTGCATGACCTTCGTGCATGATCCGGGCACCTTTCACAGCAAGATCAGGATCGCCAAACCGGATGATCTGAAGGGCCACAAAATCCGTCCCGGCAATGCCTCGGTGGCTCGTCTGGTGACACTGGCTGGCGGCACCAACGTGCAGGTCACCGCACCGGAAGCCCGCGATGCGCTGGAACGCGGCCTGGCCGATGCGATCAGCTTCCCGTGGGGCAGTGTGTTCATCTTCGGCTTCGAGAAGGCCGTGAAGTATCACATGGACGCGCCGCTCTATATCAGCAACTTCGTGCTGGCGGTGAACAAGGCAGCCTATGGCAAGCTGTCGGCGAACCAGAAGAAGGCATTTGACGCGCATTGCACTTCGGAAATGTCGGAGAAGGTCAATACGGCCTGGTCGGATGCCGAATCTTCGGGAAAAGCCAAGATGCTGGCATTGCCGGGACATGAAGGCGTGAAGCCGAGCGACAGCGATATCGCGGCCTGGCGCAAGCTGTCGGATGAAATGACCAAGGCCTGGTACGAAGACGCCAAGAAGGTTGGCGTCAACGGCGAACAGGCGCTGAATGAATTGAAGGCGGAGCTGAAGAAGCGCAACGCTGCCTTCTGA
- a CDS encoding TRAP transporter small permease — protein MKTLIDKAELVAGLLLGAIAVLTFVAVMLRWLVNYGLPDTFDFSRLLLGTAMFWGIALAGFHNRHIQVDGFWEMAPAWGKRLIDIFATLVTLAFMALFTWMLESKVSSVFASNEQTFDLRLPVWPFHAVAALGIALATVLLALRLFRLITRREGA, from the coding sequence ATGAAAACATTGATCGACAAGGCCGAGCTGGTGGCCGGGCTGCTGCTCGGCGCTATCGCCGTGCTGACCTTCGTGGCCGTGATGTTGCGCTGGCTGGTCAACTATGGCCTGCCGGACACCTTCGATTTCTCCCGTCTGCTGCTTGGCACCGCGATGTTCTGGGGCATCGCGCTAGCCGGGTTTCACAACCGCCATATCCAGGTCGACGGGTTCTGGGAAATGGCGCCGGCCTGGGGCAAGCGCCTGATCGACATTTTCGCCACGCTGGTGACGCTGGCGTTCATGGCGCTGTTCACCTGGATGCTGGAAAGCAAGGTCAGCAGTGTGTTTGCCAGCAACGAACAGACTTTCGATCTGCGCCTGCCTGTCTGGCCGTTCCATGCCGTGGCGGCGCTGGGTATCGCGCTTGCCACCGTGCTACTGGCATTGCGTCTGTTCCGCCTGATCACCCGGCGGGAAGGGGCCTGA